The genomic stretch TGGCCGGCCCGTAGTAGGTGCGGAAGAAGGCCTCGGTCGCGGCGGGCGTGAGCGAGAGGATGTCCGAGCCCCAGCCGATGGTCGGAAACCCGTAGGGATGGGCCTGGAACGCCGCCGCCGCAAACGCCTCGTAGAGGAGCCCGTTGGGGCTGTCCTCGGTCCGGAGCCGCCGCTCCTCCATGACGACGGCGCGCTCCTTGTAGAACTCGCGCAGCACGGGGTCGGCCATCCGGTCCACCTCGATCGCCGCCCAGAGGGGCAGGCGGTTGGCCGGCAGGCTGACGGTGTAGCGGGTGACGTCCTTGCCGGTGGAGGCGTTCAACCCGACCGCCCCGTGGCGCTGATAGAGGAGCGCCATCTCGTTGCCGACCACGAGCGCATCGGCCTGGCTCTGGACCTCCCTGAAAGCTTGTCGCTTCTGCTGGAGCTCCGGCGAGTCCTCCTTGCCGCTCGCCTTCAACCGGGCCTGCAGCCGCTCGATCTCGTCGCCCAGCCGGTCCAGCTCAGCCAGCAGCGGCCTCTCCCGCCCGTAGTCCCTGGTGCCGAGCGTCCTCGTGCCCTTGAACGCCATGTGCTCGTAGAGGTGGGCGACGCCGGTCTCGCCCGTGTGCTCGTTCGCCCCGCCGACGCCGAACGTGAGGTTGAGGGACACGACGGGCGTCTGGTGCCGCTCGACCATGAGCACCGTGAGCCCGTTCGCGAGCCGGTGCTCGACGACCCGCTCGGCGAGCCCCGCCCCGCCGGCGTGCACCCATCCACCGAGCAGACAGAGACCGACCATCACGCCCAGCATGACCAGCCGGCGGGGCGGGCGTCGCTCGTATCCCGTCGTTCGTGGCGCGTGAACCTCCGAGTACGAGATACGCTTCACGCACAACGCTTCACGGTCTTTCATGCAAAGAGCCCGATCAGGTCTTCCGGTCGCTCGATGAACCAGTCGGGCCGGCAGGCCAGCATCCGCTCCCGGTTGCCCATGCCGTAGCCGACGGCGCAGACCCGGATGCCGGCGCTGTGCCCGCCCTTGATGTCGTTCGTGCTGTCGCCGAT from Nitrospirota bacterium encodes the following:
- a CDS encoding pitrilysin family protein gives rise to the protein MKRISYSEVHAPRTTGYERRPPRRLVMLGVMVGLCLLGGWVHAGGAGLAERVVEHRLANGLTVLMVERHQTPVVSLNLTFGVGGANEHTGETGVAHLYEHMAFKGTRTLGTRDYGRERPLLAELDRLGDEIERLQARLKASGKEDSPELQQKRQAFREVQSQADALVVGNEMALLYQRHGAVGLNASTGKDVTRYTVSLPANRLPLWAAIEVDRMADPVLREFYKERAVVMEERRLRTEDSPNGLLYEAFAAAAFQAHPYGFPTIGWGSDILSLTPAATEAFFRTYYGPANAVVAVVGDINPPEVVALVERTFGKIPAGPPPPPVVPREPPQRGERRVEVEFDAEPILVVGYHKPALGHPDDYVFDVIDSLLSEGVTSRLYQRLVREKRLAASVSTDSGFPGLRYPNLFVISASPLAPHTTAELEAAIDEELTRLKTEPVSARELEKVLNNLDAALLRSLRSNSGLASQLAFFQTVAGDWRYVLAVRERIAAVTPADIQRVAARYFVKANRTVATLVKRNAKP